Proteins co-encoded in one Candidatus Nanopelagicales bacterium genomic window:
- a CDS encoding DUF5679 domain-containing protein, producing MTLCRQAIAFGVDFRTPASPLKIAAWPPPGYRRRRGLLLHARWSAAADPDEEASTMAEEYSGTAYCVKCKEKRDFTGEVSVNAKGTRMAKGKCPVCGTTVARILGKA from the coding sequence GTGACGCTGTGTCGCCAAGCGATCGCGTTCGGCGTCGACTTCCGGACGCCGGCATCGCCCCTGAAAATCGCCGCATGGCCCCCACCCGGATACCGACGACGTCGGGGGTTACTCTTGCACGCGCGATGGTCGGCAGCCGCCGACCCCGACGAGGAGGCATCAACGATGGCCGAGGAATACAGCGGCACTGCGTACTGCGTGAAGTGCAAGGAGAAGCGTGACTTCACCGGTGAGGTGTCGGTCAACGCCAAGGGCACACGCATGGCCAAGGGCAAGTGCCCGGTCTGCGGCACCACCGTCGCCCGGATTCTGGGCAAGGCCTGA
- a CDS encoding UPF0182 family protein, whose protein sequence is MAFDMPGGGAGTGAGGTAQRLAEPPSRGRVLVPTILVLSGLVLAFVIFSGFYSDWLWFGSVEKTSVFATTVMSQIGLFLVFGALMTGALALNAAIAFRTRPAFGRMTAEQASLERYRASIEPYRLVITIGLATFMGIMTGLSASAEWSAFQLWREGGAFGQTDAQFGMDVGFFVFQLPWFRFLIGWVFAVLLLSLMTAVVVHYLYGGIRLQGDSRMISPAAQSHLAVLAGLFLLAKAVAYWLDRYDLAVESQSLVPGFTGLKYVDVNAVLPSKTILAFAAIVVAILFFITAFRRQWSLPLIALGILLASSVLIGWLYPTVVQYFQVRPTEEVRERPFIQNNINATRTAYGLDGVQVQDYDGQEVAPASVLRTDSGTLRNIRLLDPSVVSPTFRQQQQIRGFYAFPDALDVDRYTLPDKLQQGAVVSVRELDLNGLPEGQRNWTNDKTVYTHGYGFVAARRQHGDHRRCP, encoded by the coding sequence ATGGCTTTCGACATGCCCGGTGGTGGTGCCGGCACCGGCGCCGGTGGAACCGCCCAGCGACTCGCGGAACCACCGTCGCGCGGGCGGGTGCTCGTGCCCACGATCCTGGTCCTGAGCGGACTGGTCCTGGCGTTCGTGATCTTCTCGGGGTTCTACAGCGACTGGCTGTGGTTCGGCTCGGTCGAGAAGACGTCGGTGTTCGCCACCACGGTCATGTCCCAGATCGGGTTGTTCCTGGTCTTCGGTGCGCTCATGACGGGGGCATTGGCCCTCAACGCGGCGATCGCGTTCCGCACCCGTCCGGCCTTTGGTCGTATGACCGCCGAGCAGGCGTCCTTGGAGCGGTATCGCGCGTCCATCGAACCGTACCGACTCGTGATCACCATCGGGCTCGCCACGTTCATGGGCATCATGACCGGGCTGTCAGCGAGCGCGGAGTGGTCGGCGTTCCAGTTGTGGCGCGAAGGGGGCGCGTTCGGCCAGACCGATGCGCAGTTCGGGATGGACGTTGGCTTCTTCGTGTTCCAACTGCCCTGGTTCCGATTCCTGATCGGCTGGGTGTTCGCCGTCCTGCTGCTCAGCTTGATGACCGCCGTCGTTGTTCATTACCTCTACGGAGGTATCCGACTCCAGGGCGACTCACGGATGATCAGCCCGGCCGCTCAGTCCCATCTCGCTGTTCTGGCGGGGCTGTTCTTGCTGGCCAAGGCCGTCGCCTACTGGTTGGACCGCTACGACCTGGCTGTGGAAAGCCAGTCCCTCGTCCCCGGTTTCACGGGCTTGAAGTACGTCGACGTCAACGCGGTGCTGCCGAGCAAGACCATCCTGGCGTTTGCGGCGATCGTCGTCGCGATCCTGTTCTTCATCACGGCATTCCGCCGCCAGTGGTCGCTGCCCCTGATCGCTCTGGGCATCCTGCTGGCCAGCAGTGTCCTGATCGGTTGGCTCTACCCGACGGTCGTGCAGTACTTCCAGGTCCGACCCACCGAGGAAGTCCGGGAACGGCCGTTCATCCAGAACAACATCAACGCCACCAGGACCGCGTACGGGCTCGACGGTGTTCAGGTGCAGGACTACGACGGCCAGGAGGTCGCGCCGGCCTCTGTGCTGCGTACGGACTCCGGCACACTGCGCAACATCAGGTTGCTCGATCCGTCCGTGGTCAGTCCGACCTTCCGGCAACAGCAGCAGATCCGCGGGTTCTACGCGTTCCCGGACGCGCTGGACGTCGACCGCTACACGCTGCCCGACAAGTTGCAGCAGGGCGCCGTGGTATCGGTTCGCGAACTCGACTTGAACGGGCTGCCGGAGGGGCAGCGCAACTGGACCAACGACAAGACCGTGTACACCCACGGCTATGGGTTCGTCGCCGCGCGACGACAACACGGCGACCACAGGCGGTGCCCCTAG
- a CDS encoding TOMM precursor leader peptide-binding protein, with protein MTTHELLRLHPWRPLLTGATGLRVAFDPTPADLPEHLSGPLRAAARGTDHDGVGVRTLQEVGALVDLRHWRALASVHGDAGARAYLSRAARGLDAFDRIERRGSAAVAVSGDDDLSEPLRISLRAAGVPVVDRRGDAVLEIHVGRPSPTTIQRWMGSDTPHLVVVPRPDSVRVGPLVVPGATACLQCLHLSRCDRDRQWPALSEQLRRTTSPQPDPVLMGHASAVAVRGIVQHLETGDSALHSQYWTCDLDALQPLPTQVARHPACGCWWPLVGDHPT; from the coding sequence GTGACGACCCATGAACTTCTTCGCCTCCATCCCTGGCGTCCGCTGCTGACCGGAGCCACCGGCCTGCGCGTGGCCTTCGATCCGACACCAGCCGACCTCCCCGAGCATCTGAGCGGCCCGCTACGGGCGGCGGCCCGCGGCACCGACCACGACGGGGTCGGCGTTCGCACCCTGCAGGAGGTCGGCGCCTTGGTAGATCTGCGGCATTGGCGAGCCTTGGCGTCTGTGCACGGTGATGCCGGCGCTCGCGCCTACCTCAGCCGCGCCGCCCGCGGTCTCGATGCCTTCGACCGCATCGAGCGCCGCGGGTCCGCAGCGGTGGCAGTGTCCGGCGACGACGATCTGAGCGAGCCCCTGCGCATTTCGTTGCGGGCCGCTGGTGTGCCGGTTGTCGACCGACGCGGCGATGCGGTGCTCGAGATCCATGTCGGGCGGCCCTCCCCGACCACCATCCAGCGCTGGATGGGATCCGACACGCCTCACCTGGTCGTGGTTCCCCGCCCGGATTCCGTTCGGGTGGGGCCGCTGGTCGTCCCCGGCGCCACGGCGTGCCTGCAGTGCCTGCATCTGAGCCGGTGCGACCGAGACCGACAGTGGCCAGCGCTGTCGGAACAACTGCGCAGGACAACCTCGCCACAGCCGGACCCCGTCCTCATGGGGCACGCGAGCGCTGTGGCGGTGCGCGGCATCGTGCAGCATCTCGAGACCGGAGACTCGGCACTGCACTCTCAGTACTGGACCTGTGACCTCGACGCCCTGCAGCCGCTCCCGACCCAGGTCGCCAGACATCCAGCCTGCGGATGCTGGTGGCCGTTGGTCGGTGATCACCCGACCTGA
- a CDS encoding zinc-dependent metalloprotease — translation MSGNIPFGFQPPGDGDPGNNPLGNFDLSNLGSALESLGRMLQAGGEGAVNWDMAGQIARSSEPQKADHGVTAAERTAVDEAVGLANHWLDGASSFAASNAAAIAWSRGEWVDGTIPAWQRIVTPVAEHVQGAMTGLMSGQSLPEGIPGLDAEQMKSMMGPLAGMAQQLGSAMFANQVGQGLGMLSGEVLSSSDIGIPLTPDGRPTLVPLNINEFADGLGMPRQEVLLYVALRECAHQRLFTHVPWLRSRLEDAVAAYARGIQVDMSQMEEAFGKFDPSDPASLTEAMGGDMFELTQSPAQLAALARLETLLALVEGWVDHVVVVAVADRLPSLPQLTEAMRRRRAAGGPAEKTFASLVGLELRPRRLREAAQFWSRVEADSDTAARDGYWDHPDLMPTAEDLDDLDGFFERSGAETIEMPEARGAADPDQGPGEPGSN, via the coding sequence ATGAGCGGCAACATCCCCTTCGGCTTCCAACCGCCGGGGGACGGCGACCCGGGCAACAACCCGTTGGGCAACTTCGACCTGTCCAATCTCGGCTCCGCGCTGGAGTCCCTGGGCCGCATGCTGCAGGCCGGAGGCGAGGGGGCAGTCAACTGGGACATGGCCGGCCAGATCGCGCGCAGCAGCGAACCGCAGAAGGCCGACCACGGCGTGACAGCTGCCGAGCGCACTGCGGTCGATGAGGCAGTCGGCCTGGCCAACCACTGGCTCGATGGTGCCTCGTCGTTCGCCGCCAGCAACGCAGCTGCGATCGCCTGGAGCCGCGGAGAGTGGGTCGACGGCACCATCCCCGCATGGCAGCGCATCGTCACGCCCGTCGCCGAGCACGTGCAGGGCGCCATGACCGGTCTGATGAGTGGACAGAGCCTGCCCGAGGGCATCCCGGGACTCGACGCCGAACAGATGAAGTCCATGATGGGACCGCTGGCGGGTATGGCCCAGCAACTCGGCTCCGCGATGTTCGCCAACCAGGTGGGGCAAGGGCTGGGGATGCTCAGCGGCGAGGTGCTGTCGTCCTCCGACATCGGAATCCCGTTGACCCCCGACGGTCGGCCCACACTCGTGCCCCTCAACATCAACGAGTTCGCCGACGGGTTGGGCATGCCGCGCCAAGAGGTGCTGCTGTATGTGGCGCTGCGCGAGTGCGCCCACCAGCGTCTCTTCACTCACGTTCCGTGGCTGCGATCGCGTCTCGAGGACGCCGTCGCCGCCTACGCCCGCGGCATCCAGGTCGACATGAGCCAGATGGAAGAAGCCTTCGGCAAGTTCGACCCGTCCGATCCCGCCAGCCTCACCGAGGCCATGGGTGGGGACATGTTCGAGCTGACGCAGTCCCCCGCTCAGCTCGCTGCCCTGGCCCGGCTCGAAACTCTGCTGGCACTGGTCGAAGGCTGGGTCGACCATGTCGTGGTCGTGGCGGTCGCGGACCGACTCCCGTCCCTGCCGCAGTTGACCGAGGCGATGCGCCGCCGCCGGGCGGCCGGTGGCCCGGCCGAGAAGACATTCGCCAGCCTGGTCGGGTTGGAGCTGCGACCGCGCCGCCTTCGCGAAGCCGCGCAGTTCTGGTCACGCGTCGAAGCGGACAGCGACACCGCCGCTCGCGACGGCTACTGGGACCACCCCGACCTGATGCCGACCGCCGAGGACCTCGACGACCTCGACGGCTTCTTCGAACGCTCCGGCGCGGAGACCATCGAGATGCCCGAGGCCCGCGGAGCGGCCGACCCCGACCAAGGCCCGGGTGAACCGGGCTCGAACTGA
- a CDS encoding FAD-binding oxidoreductase yields the protein MSTHRPAPPDFDTAAARAAATIAQWPVGEPIRLAKRTSNLFRSRDAVSHRLDLGAFDGVYDVDVERRTASVGGLTTYEDLVAATLPYGLVPLCVPQLRTITLGGAVTGLGIEAASFRNGLPHESVLGMDVLTGAGEIVRAEPNGPHSDLFFGFANSYGTLGYALRLDIELEPVPAQMALRHTAFGSTTDMAEAIGEIVVGGKWQDESVDYVDGTVFAGNEMYLTTARYVDDMGPSSDYTGMDIYYRSIRRQASDRLTTLDYLWRWDTDWFWCSRAMGAQNPTVRRLWPKSRLRSDVYWKIVAFERRHNITNRIAVRRGRPQREAVVQDVEVPLAALPEFMDFFHHEVRIEPVWVCPLRQRDPDAVWPLYQFDPNGIYVNVGFWSSVELPPGVEPAAGTVNRAIEKKVTQLGGRKSLYSTAYYDRDEFYDIYGGDTYWRLKDRYDPERRLLDLYAKCVRSS from the coding sequence ATGAGTACCCATAGACCGGCGCCGCCGGATTTCGACACCGCCGCGGCCCGCGCCGCCGCCACCATTGCGCAGTGGCCGGTCGGTGAGCCCATCCGGCTCGCCAAGCGAACCTCGAATCTCTTCCGCTCCCGCGATGCTGTCTCGCACCGTCTCGACCTCGGTGCGTTCGACGGTGTCTATGACGTCGATGTCGAGCGGCGCACCGCCTCCGTCGGTGGGCTGACGACCTACGAGGACCTGGTGGCCGCCACGCTCCCGTATGGCCTGGTCCCGCTGTGTGTCCCGCAGTTGCGCACCATCACCCTCGGCGGTGCCGTCACCGGGCTGGGGATCGAAGCGGCCAGCTTCCGCAACGGCCTGCCGCATGAGTCCGTCCTCGGCATGGATGTGCTGACAGGTGCGGGTGAGATCGTGCGCGCGGAACCAAACGGCCCGCACAGCGACCTGTTCTTCGGATTCGCCAACTCCTACGGGACTCTCGGGTATGCGCTTCGGTTGGACATCGAGCTCGAACCAGTCCCGGCGCAGATGGCATTGCGCCACACGGCGTTCGGGTCCACCACGGACATGGCCGAGGCGATCGGCGAGATCGTCGTCGGAGGCAAGTGGCAGGACGAGTCTGTCGACTACGTGGACGGCACGGTGTTCGCCGGCAACGAGATGTACCTGACGACGGCGCGCTACGTGGATGACATGGGCCCGTCTTCGGACTACACCGGCATGGACATCTACTACCGGTCGATCCGGCGGCAAGCGTCCGATCGGCTGACCACACTGGACTACCTGTGGCGCTGGGACACCGACTGGTTCTGGTGTTCTCGGGCCATGGGGGCGCAGAACCCGACCGTGCGGCGACTGTGGCCGAAGTCCAGGCTGCGCAGTGACGTCTACTGGAAGATCGTGGCCTTCGAACGGCGGCACAACATCACCAACCGGATCGCGGTACGACGAGGCCGCCCGCAGCGCGAAGCGGTCGTGCAAGATGTCGAGGTCCCGTTGGCCGCACTGCCGGAGTTCATGGACTTCTTTCACCACGAGGTGCGGATCGAACCGGTGTGGGTGTGCCCGCTGCGTCAGCGTGATCCCGATGCGGTGTGGCCGTTGTACCAGTTCGACCCGAACGGCATCTACGTCAACGTGGGTTTCTGGTCCAGCGTCGAACTCCCCCCCGGCGTCGAGCCAGCGGCGGGGACGGTCAACCGCGCGATCGAGAAGAAGGTCACGCAGTTGGGTGGACGCAAGTCGCTGTACTCCACGGCCTACTACGACCGAGACGAGTTCTACGACATCTACGGCGGGGACACCTACTGGCGGCTGAAAGACCGCTACGACCCCGAACGGCGGTTGCTCGATTTGTACGCCAAGTGCGTGCGTTCCTCGTGA
- a CDS encoding class I SAM-dependent methyltransferase, translating to MNIADAFRMVVPDSPELEFVGYDGSRAGSPDAPYRITLTSERALQAIAGAPGQLGIARAYVNGDVDISGDIYGAFDVLYRSAQMPSWSDRLALAKQFGPHALKRLPPPPEEVRLSGRRHGKNRDAAAISHHYDVSNRFYEWLLGPTMAYTCAVFPKPDSTLEEAQDEKFDLVCRKLGLQSGMRLLDVGCGWGGMARHAAANYGVKVIAVTLSAQQATWGQQMIREEGLTDLVDLRCGDYRDVPETGFDVVSSIGLTEHIGRANYPGYFSFLRDKLVEGGRLLNHCITRTDTKQPTMYRRGFINRYIFPDGELVNVGHLIEAMEHQKLEVQHEENLRVHYAMTLQKWSENLDDHWEDAVAEVGLRKARVWRLYLAVSRFGFAHNVIQLHQVLSTRTSPDGYANIPLRPDWGS from the coding sequence ATGAACATTGCCGACGCTTTCCGCATGGTCGTCCCCGACAGCCCCGAGCTTGAGTTCGTCGGCTACGACGGCAGTCGGGCCGGCAGTCCCGATGCCCCCTACCGGATCACGTTGACATCGGAGCGGGCGCTGCAGGCCATCGCCGGGGCTCCTGGTCAACTGGGGATCGCCCGCGCGTACGTCAACGGCGATGTGGACATCAGCGGTGACATCTACGGCGCATTCGATGTGCTGTACCGGTCAGCGCAGATGCCGTCGTGGTCGGATCGGCTGGCCCTGGCCAAGCAGTTCGGCCCCCACGCGCTGAAGAGGCTCCCACCGCCTCCCGAGGAGGTTCGCCTGTCGGGCCGGCGTCACGGGAAGAACCGGGATGCTGCGGCCATCAGTCATCACTACGACGTCAGCAACCGCTTTTACGAGTGGTTGCTCGGCCCCACGATGGCCTACACGTGCGCGGTGTTTCCCAAGCCCGACTCCACGTTGGAGGAGGCGCAGGACGAGAAGTTCGATCTGGTCTGTCGGAAGTTGGGGCTGCAGTCCGGGATGCGACTGCTCGATGTCGGCTGCGGTTGGGGTGGGATGGCCCGTCACGCAGCGGCCAACTACGGCGTCAAGGTCATCGCAGTGACCTTGTCCGCGCAACAGGCCACGTGGGGCCAGCAGATGATTCGCGAGGAAGGACTGACCGACCTGGTCGATCTTCGGTGCGGTGACTACCGTGACGTACCCGAAACCGGCTTCGACGTCGTGTCGTCGATCGGGCTGACCGAGCACATCGGGCGCGCGAACTACCCCGGCTACTTCTCATTCCTGCGTGACAAGTTGGTCGAGGGTGGTCGGCTGTTGAACCACTGCATCACGCGGACGGACACCAAGCAGCCCACCATGTACCGGCGCGGGTTCATCAATCGCTACATCTTCCCGGACGGCGAACTAGTCAATGTCGGCCATCTGATCGAGGCGATGGAGCATCAGAAGCTGGAAGTGCAGCACGAGGAGAATCTGCGCGTGCACTACGCGATGACCTTGCAGAAGTGGTCGGAGAACCTCGACGATCACTGGGAGGACGCGGTCGCCGAGGTCGGGTTGCGCAAGGCCCGGGTATGGCGCCTCTACCTGGCCGTTTCCCGGTTCGGGTTCGCGCACAACGTCATCCAACTGCACCAGGTGCTGTCCACCCGCACATCGCCGGACGGTTACGCGAACATCCCGTTGCGCCCCGACTGGGGGTCGTGA
- a CDS encoding PDZ domain-containing protein: MTRARFWAVLAIALSVVVVTGAVLVPIPFVSRSPGPVFDILGTNENKQVLVISGTKTHPTTGVLDMTTVAESGGSSGQITVGSALVGLFMPDTTVVPDDSAAEPGDREVQEAIFRDSTSGALGAAARYLDRPVRSYATVLQVVAGGASEGLLQTGDTVVAIDGKKIDTREDVSAAISGQPAGTTFAISVERDGRERVVEVTSRQDPDDPAKAVIGVLLDDQYRSDFKATVNLDNIGGPSAGLMLSIGMVDRLTPGDLLGGRTVAGTGTIDGQGHVGAIGGIDKKMIAAQQAGAELFLAPADNCPDVVGSQPDGLPVVPVATLTEAITALEDWRAGRPLPGCPRTGDE; this comes from the coding sequence ATGACGCGCGCCCGGTTCTGGGCGGTGCTTGCCATCGCCTTGTCGGTGGTCGTCGTGACAGGCGCCGTGCTGGTGCCCATACCGTTCGTGTCCCGATCGCCGGGCCCGGTCTTCGACATCCTCGGCACGAACGAGAACAAGCAGGTTCTGGTCATCTCCGGCACGAAGACCCATCCCACGACGGGAGTGCTCGACATGACGACAGTCGCGGAGAGCGGCGGATCGTCGGGTCAGATCACCGTGGGGTCGGCCCTGGTGGGTCTGTTCATGCCGGACACGACCGTCGTCCCCGATGACAGTGCTGCGGAGCCCGGCGACCGCGAGGTGCAAGAAGCCATCTTCCGAGACTCGACCTCGGGTGCGCTCGGAGCGGCCGCCCGGTACCTGGATCGACCGGTGCGTTCGTACGCGACGGTGCTTCAGGTTGTCGCCGGCGGAGCATCCGAGGGACTGCTGCAGACGGGGGACACCGTGGTCGCCATCGACGGGAAGAAGATCGACACCCGCGAAGACGTCAGCGCCGCGATCTCCGGTCAGCCCGCGGGAACCACGTTCGCGATCAGCGTTGAGCGGGACGGCAGGGAACGCGTCGTGGAGGTCACATCGCGCCAGGACCCGGATGATCCCGCCAAGGCCGTGATCGGCGTGTTGCTGGACGATCAATACCGATCCGATTTCAAAGCCACCGTGAATCTGGACAACATCGGAGGGCCGAGCGCAGGTTTGATGCTGTCGATCGGCATGGTCGACAGGCTCACTCCGGGAGATTTGCTCGGTGGGCGCACGGTCGCCGGCACGGGGACCATTGACGGCCAGGGTCACGTCGGCGCGATCGGAGGAATCGACAAGAAGATGATCGCGGCGCAACAGGCCGGAGCGGAACTGTTCCTCGCTCCCGCGGACAACTGCCCTGACGTGGTGGGGTCACAACCGGACGGATTGCCCGTTGTCCCGGTCGCCACGTTGACCGAGGCCATCACGGCGCTCGAGGACTGGCGGGCGGGGCGACCACTTCCGGGATGCCCGCGCACGGGCGACGAGTAG